Below is a window of Rhipicephalus sanguineus isolate Rsan-2018 chromosome 9, BIME_Rsan_1.4, whole genome shotgun sequence DNA.
AAGTACCAATGGGGACACATTTGGCATAAAAACGTCAAGCCATCTTCGTCAAACTACGCGGTGAGACAGGACACGAAGAAGGGAGTGAAACAAAAAGTGCACTGAGACAAACAACGCCTTCTTCGTCTCTCGTCCCATCGTGCATTTTGACCAGGATGAAcctttaccaacttgcccaactttctacGCTGCTTACGACAAGCCATGCATAGTGCCACTTACTTCTAAAGAGTTCGTCAGAACAATGCCACACACCGACTTGCATGTGCATTTAATGCCGCACAATTCTCATTGGGAGGGTTATACCATACATCTGCACTGCACATGCTGAGGAGATTGCTCAACTTGAGATGTCATGTATAGTGGGTATGGGTTATCTTCAGTGGCAAAATAAAAACTGTAATGGCAATCGGGTAGATGGAAAATACTGGTGTTGCAGTAAATAAGCTCACTGCCAAAGCAATTACCAGAAATCTACTGTTTTCTTTCCATTCAGTTTACCAAAACCTGCACTAAAGTAGGCAACTAATGCCCCTGCGACATCAACACGACTGCGCTATGAAAGAAAAAGTCAAGTGAGGCCTCAAATGGCACAGAAATTAGGCTGGCCATGGGACCAAAGAAACAGAGGAAAGGTCAGCTAGGAATGTGCTACAGTTACAGAACAATGTGTTGTCACTCTCCCACATGTGCTCTACACATCGCATCTCAAACTAGGTGCCCAGCTACAAAGTGCCACTGCCACTCAATAGAGTATGGTGAAGGGTATGCATGACAACATATGAACACACAGTGCCACCTCAAACGGAAAACTTCTATACTATCTCACACCAGTATTCCTGGCGAAATTCTTCAGGCCATCCTGCATCAACCTGAGCTCATAAGAAAGATCCGTGCACTAACATTTGGAAAGAACTTCTCGAACTGCCATTTATCTAGCATTAGTATGACTAGAATAATGCTGCTTTGAAGCAGAAAACCACAATTACTTTTCTTTTTGGATTGTACCGTGAATAAAGAAACTGCTCAGTTCCATATTGCGCTTCACTTACAGTAGGCTGCATGGAGAGGGGGCTACTTGGCATCTCCACCCTGCTGTCGGTGCTTGCCACGGCAACCTTGACTCCAACATGTATAGTGGCCATGTGTCTTTTGAGGTCATTTTGCCTCTTAAAGTCTCTCTCGCACACAGCACACTTATGCCTTTTTTCACTCGTGTGCGTTAACACATGGCCATTTAGATGATGTTCGGTGGCAAACTTTGCTGGGCAAAGATGACACGAGTGTGGCTTCTCCACTCTGTGCCAATTCAGGTGCTCCCGCAGATATCTTTCCCGCTTGAAGGCCTTGCCACACTCTGGGCAGTTGAACATCTCCACTCCAGCTGCGTGCAGCTGCTCGTGTCTGTCCAAAGATTCTTTAGTGCAGTATTTAGATGGGCATATACGGCATGCATATGGCACCTCGCCTGTATGCACACGCTTGTGTTTAGTGAAATCAGCTATATATAAAAACTTAATGTCACAAAAGGTGCAAGCAAAGGGCTTCTCGGTCGTGTGGGTAAACTGGTGTAGAATTAGACTTTTCTCGCAAGGAAATCGCCTGCTACAGAGAGTGCAGAAGTGCTGCTTCCCAGAGGTGTGCAAGGTCTGATGCCTTTTCAAGTACTCTGCTCTTGCAAAGCAGCGGCCACACAGGTCACACTTGTGAGTGCTGAAGTGCTCCTTCCCAGATGCGTGCACAATCTGATGCCTTTTCAAATGGTCTGCTCTAGAAAAGCACCGCCCACACAGGTCACACTTGTGCAAGTTGTTCACACTCTTTTTAGGCTTCTTCAGTGAAGGCTCCGTGGTACCTTCCAAGATTCTGGACACAAAGAAATAAGGTAACTGTAAGTAATAACGTCATGCATaaattaaagaaataataatataatCAAATAACCTTGAAGCAGCTTGATCAGTTGTTGCATATAACTGACACAGCTTCTGAAAGATACCATAATAAACAGCACGAAGAAGACACTCATTTTTCATTGGAGCAGCACTATTGGAACTGAGATGAGAAGAATTACTTGTTGGGCTAATTGGTCTTGCATTATGACAGCGGTAAGGTGACGCAAAAAGTAAAGATAGTAACACGAGAAAGGAATCAAAGAGAAGCACAACTCGTAACTGCACAtcaagaatgaaaagaaaaaatatacaGCACTGATGGAAGGCCAAAGCAAATAATGTGATGGCACCACACTGAAATATTGTACAAAGTAAAACTAGCAGCTTTATTGGCATTACAAAATGCAGTAAACATGAGCTTGCCAAGTAAGCAGGTGTGCCGTTGGGTAGCATTGACAGCTCGCACATTGATCTCTTTTCTTTTGGTTAAAAGAAGCTTCCACTGCAATTTGGAAAGAACTTTCACGCTCCTGCCTGTGAAAATAGGATATCACATCCACATCCAGCAATCTGGACAACCATAAGTGCACTCTTATCCCCTTCCTTACTTTTTTTGTGCATGCTCCCTTGAGCGGATGTGCACGGATGTTTGGTTCGGCCAATGTACAAATGCCACAAGACAAAGGGATTGCATAGGCCACCCCTCTGGAGAACATCACAGAGGGCTTCTCATGCATTCTGTGAAGGGGGAAAGAAGTAGGCAGAGCTTTTCCTAAAATTATTTCTTTCTTGCTGGACCAAGAAAATTTCAGAACGGGAATGTTCTTTCCCTAGTAAGCCGGCAAAACTAGCGAGGCAGTTAGTGTGCGTTGCAGTTGCGTATCAGAGTGCAGAGAAGTAGAATACTAGCAAAATGGCCCAGTTTTACCACCTTTCCTAGACCCGCATCCAGGATCGCTCCAGTTTATTAAAGGGCCAGCAAACAATTCTTAGGTCGAAAATTTGTGATGAAGAAATAACTGCGTGCTTGTATGTTTTGAACacgctgccgcaaaaattttgctAATAAGTGCTGTAATCAAGGAGTTAGGGAATAGAACAGCCACTTTGGCTGGTTTTGGTTTCTTACTCTGGGTCCCTATCCTTCTAAGTCGTGCAGAAGGGTAGGTGTTGCTTGTCGTTGCGACTATGGCCACATTGGTAACGTAACACGACATCAGTGATTACATCATCGACGTgcagccaacgaccgagcaaggcttcctcctAGTGTCACTTGAGTCAGATACAGGCAGCGCGGTGTTAGGGATTGACAAGGTAAACAAATACGTGAAACGCACAACAACTGCACGGCCAGGTCTGCATCCCAAAAGGGCCAAGGCACAATTTCATAGTGCATAGGACCAACTTATGAGCTTAATGGTatgtaatgttgcccatgggcaacattacatCACTTTGCGGGCAAAAAGAAATGGACAGGCACTGGAGAAAGGTGCGTGAATTCGTTCTCAAAATGGAGTGTCTGTGTGGCGCTGTTATAGTCGTGAAATGTGATTGCCATGGCATTCTGACAAATCAGCAAGCTTGTTAGGGAGGTGTAGGCGAGCTGTTAGTGTCAGCGGTCCTTTAAGCAATACACCTGTGGAAAGTTTGTGACAAGGAAATTCCTAATcatacaaaaaagagagagcgtgATTGCTTAATTGCATGCTCAAACAATGTACTTGATATGGCTCATTTTGTATAAAGCTTACTAATACACTCTTGAGAGAGCTAAAAAGCTTGCATGAGAGAGCACTTTGCTGTTTAAGAAATTTAATGGGACATGCCACAAAAATACAGCCTCCCCTCGGCCCCCTTGCAGGGAAAACATAACTTTTCTATATTTCTTTTGGTGGTCACATATATGACCTGGGCAAGATGATTGACTGTGCAATAAAACACACATTAATGGTGCTGATGTTGTATTTCAGCGCTGCATCAAACATGTGGCATAAAAAAACCGAGCCACTGAAAAGTCactgtcagtccctttaaagaaTTGAGCTACCAAAAGGGAATGTATCTCATAAACTACATAAAGCAAAATGTGGAACGTAAACAACAGGCTTTGATGAAGGGAAAACATCATCCTGGAGAACCTTCTGCACCACGATGCAAATGTATTCACCTCACTCGAAAGCATGATACAGAAGGCCTTGAATAGTGTTTCACGGGACTCCAGTGAACTCACCCTTGGCTGCTATCCATGCTGTCTTCCGAAGTTTCAGAGCTGTAACTTCCAAGTATTCCCTCAGCTGGTGCTTCTTTTTCACTGGTGTCAACGTgtatctacagaaaaaaaaaatatgaatttATTTTCAGAAGTACTACCAACAATCAACATCGGACCATTGGGAAGAGCGggtagaaaaaaagaagtgatccaCAACAGTTAGTGCAAAGTGAGACACACATACGAGCTTGAAGGAGAAAACAAAAAATGCATGCAgatacacaaaacaaaacaagtaatATTTGACTCATTTATGCAATGGCAATGTTCAACAAGAACGACTGCTGTTGGATAGAGATAGCATGCCAGAAAGAATCCCAGTTCCCACCAAATAAATAGTTACATTATTATTCTTTGTACAGCTTCCTCATAAACTCACAATCATGACAAAACATTTGCCAACAAAGCCTGAAGGCTACTACTGTCGTAAATACTGGTTTGAAGTAACAAGATTCCAAAGAAGACAGAATTCACTTCACTCACAGGAGGTGGTGTGGTTGCTGGGCTACCGGGCTAACTCAATCATTACAAAACTTTTGCCAACAAAGCCTGAAGGTTACTACTGTCGTAAATGCTAGCTTGAAGTCACAAGATTCCAAAGAAGACAGAATCCACTAGTACTCACAGGAGGTGGTGTGGTTGGTGGGCTACTCGGCTAACTCGCAATCATTACAAAACTTTTGCCAGCAAAGCCTGAAGGTTACTAGTACTGTCGTAAATGCTAGCTTGAAGTAACAAAGATTCCAAAGAAGACAGAATTCACTTCACTCACAGGAGGTGGTGTGGTTGGTGGGCTACTGGGCTCTACCTTGACTTCCACGTCCATCACACCCCGAGAAAAAAATGTCCTTTTTCTGACCGGGGATCCTAGATCAGCTTAGTGTACTTGTGTGAACGAATTTCCAGAGTGAGAAGAATGGTTGGTGGCTTGGGAGAGTTGATGATTCAATATCATCATAACTGCATGGAACAAATTGAATGAGGACACAggagaggacacaacacaggcgctgacacgAGGACAGAGGAGAGGGCACAAAACTGGTGGTGGGAAAAACCGTGTACTCTAAACACCACATACATTCTGAAGAACTTTATACTCCATCAAAGTTCAGCTTAGCGTAGTAGTCTCGACTATTTCGACACACTGTTAGTTGTAAGAAGGCAGAAAGGATCCTGGgtcaccagacaaacaagaacGCTACTGATGTCTTTATAAAGGCTTGATTATCAACTCATAAACACCACAATAGCACTTACAGAAAACCAGATAATCAAGGTGAAAAAAAACTGCAAACCTACATGAGGTAGTGTAAGAATTGGGCTGCGTAGTTATATCTTGATATCAACACCCGTCACGctctaaaaaaatatattttttagattttttttgAAGAGTTGGAAGCCAATCCTATATTTTGCACCACATGCACCATGCTGAGGAAATGTTCTCTCTCTCCATTTAAGTTCAGTTGAGATGACTAGTGTGAACCCCTCTATTGTTAACTGTAAGAAGCTACCTCATTTTACGCTTGAAGTCTTTGCACAACGGTACATTTTCATTAATTAAGTTTTAACCCATGAGCACAACAATAATTCCATTAGGTCGTACATAAGTGTATCCTTCTACTATCAGACTATATTAAAGCGAACACAACTTTTGAGAAACACACAGACAAGTCAGGTGAATAACGAAAGTTTTCTTAGCACCTTCAATGAATTTGTAGGTACTGCCTGTTGTCTACCCAAGTATACAATCTTGGCCACAGCGCACACGAACATTCTCGGGCAGTCACTGAAAATGGCAATGAGTTCaagaggcacaaaaagaaaagattcgGCCAATTGcacgccgtgaaaaccatcgAGCACCGAAGCTGTAAGTgcgcgagtgtatgtgagggTAGACTAACGCAGCTTAGTCTCATTTCAAttatcattttatttttttattcactacccccgactactactactactagtactactagtactactactactaaaaggATGATGACGACGGCACAGGGCACAGGGTAGCCTAAGACAACTCCACTGCAATAAAGTCAAATACGCACCGCAAACAACACACTGGACGTAACTAATGCAACTGCCATAGAGTTTATAGTACGAAGGCCTATGGCAACTGCTTATCGTTACATCTGGACTATAAAAATAAGTTCAGTGTAATCTGGACGCAATGCTTGGACACAACCTTCGCAGAATCTGAGCGATCAAGATGCGAGAAATACACATGCCACTGCCGACGAGTGATTTTTGGTAAAAACGGCACTGACGACAGTTTCTAAGGCACGCGAAGTGGCGCTAACACGTACTTTTACAAATCTTATTAAACGCAAGTCGACGCAGGTCGCTTCGCGCCACAAATATCTAAAGTATCTAAACGCGTGACGCCATGAATAATTGGCCACTTAAGCGGCTTGGCTTGGCCACAGAACACCAATCGGAGTCTTTCGGAGTTCACTGTACACTCATTACCATAATATGAAATTCAATGCTCCTTACtgagggcatagagtttcctttAAATACATTAATATAGGGGAACTCTATGACTTGGAGTACCCAAATTTCAAGGGTTATTATGACTTATCATACGCCATGTTTCATTACCAATTTTAGCCAAACCAGGCCGCTTAATTTGCCGACGTGAAGCCAGCTCACTTTAGTGCGGCATGagtattctagggaccgtagcatGAGTGCGGTTTGTGCACTGTAGCACTGTAGTACGCTGTAACCGTGGTAACTTCACGGACCGTAGTTCTAACtgtagtcacagaacacctaaAGAAGATCTGCAGTAGTACAATGCAAAGATCTGCTAAAGTACGCCTGAGCATAGTCTCGCGTGTTTTGGGAACTGTGGTGAGCACTGTTGCCCGCATACCCAGCccaagaagtccggagaggccccgcccaggcgACCGAAGCGCGACAGCCGATCGCTTCCGCGATTAAAGAAATAGCTCCCCTCATCACCCGGCAATGTTCACCGAAGGCGGGGTTACCGGCCGtaccgctcatgacgtcagcctagagtgcgcgcccattggcgcaggctttggtgcatccgcctttgaggaagaaatgccgcGGAATTCTAAAGTTTTATCCAACTTCAGCAGACTTCAGTTTTTAAGTTCAGCGACGTTGCACGGAACCGCCACTCAAGGAAGTTTTACTAGAGAACGTTTTGCGACTGAAACCAGCGCGTTATGAAGCACTTGCGCCATCTGTGCATGCGTAGCTTCACGCTCAGGTGCATTTCGAAGCGTACGTGTGGCATGTGGTTAAAGACATTAAGGATTCAAACCttcctagggtgcctcgatgtcaGCGTTCCTTCGCACAGGGTGGTGACATCCCATTGACATCCCTTGGCTGCGCTGCCACCATATTGCTTCAAACAGTAGAGCTATCGTGTTGTGTGATGTTGTTATATTAGTTCAAAACAGCGGACGCTGTTATGGTGACACCCATTGAGCGCACCaccgccatattggttcaaacagTAGAGTTGTCACGTTGTGTGATGTTGCCATATTGGTTCAAATCAGCGGACGCTATCACCACCCTATCCGAAGGAATGCTGGCATCAAGGCGCACTAAACCTTCCAAACTCTCTCTGCTCTCTGGTTGCGGACTTCTCTGGAAAGTTGTCAGGCGACAGGCGGATTTGTCACGGCGTCTTCATCAGCGTTGGTAACGGCCCAAGGGAAGGCCCATACCGTGGGACCACGGAAACACATctttggcattaaattttcacAAAGTCGGAAGTTCCTACCTGTCAACTTTACACCTTGTTCTCGAGAGGGCTTTTGTTCCACCactacgaaatatttcaatgaaacaTTCGCAAATGTCTTTGTCTTTCACATTTGTTTTGTGTCTCcactacaaatatatatataacacaaaACGTTTGCTGGGTTTCGAACCACATACCCACGCTCTGAGGCCGATCGCATAAGCTTGCGGAACACGAATACATACAagccatatgaatgcgttgtactaGCGACATAGAGACAGATGGACACAGCGTTATGGATGAGATGGCGTAGAAATGCGTATGCGTTTAATTTTCCGGGTTATGACTGGTGTTGACAAGCAGCCCTCCTACTACACAGAATTGTTCcattctgcagcttgcgtaaaggTGCCAGTCACGATCAATATGCTCGATCCGGGTTAAGCTCGATCACGATCAGAGGTACTAGCGTTTGTACGATGCTGGTACGACCAACATACTCAATCCGGATTAAGCTCGATCACGATCAGAGGTACAGACCGTGGCCAAGGTGTTCTTGCTTGCTTGGTGGCATCCAGGGTCATTTCTGCTTCCTTACAGTTAAGATGGAGAGTAAATTAGTTCACACTAGTATGCTAAACTGGACTGGTGGATTATGAGGCACTTGAGCATGTGTGCATTGTTGCTTAGAGTGCACAGTTCCATCCCACCTCGTCTCAGAAATAAAAACAAATCATTTTCAGGGCATGACAGAGGTTGACGTAAAGGTAGAGCCGATCAGCCCTCCCGCCACAATATCTCATGTAAGTAAGGGGAATTTTATTTTATGTTAGCAATATTGTAATGTTAATGGGCTGATAAGGCCATTACACAAGGCCAACAGTGTTCTTATTTATTTGGTGGTAACCGGGATCCTTCCTGGTTTCGTACAGTTAACACTACTGTAAAGTTGTTCACACCAAACTGAACTAGGATTGAGAATGAGGCTCTCTtccccgtgtgcgtgtgtgttgtttATACTACTGCACAGTTTTTTCCCAACTCGGCTCAGGAATATATAAATCTAAATCTATTTCAGGGCATGACAAATGTCGACATAAAGGCAGAACCGATCAGCCCTCCCACCACAACACCTCATGTAAGTACGGCAAATTCTTTCAGTTTGGTTCTGTGGTTTTATGTTAGCAATACATTGTGATGGTTGTGAGCTTATAAGGCAGTCGGGCACAGACTAATGGTGTTCTTATTTATTTGGTGGCGACCAGAATCCTTTCTGGCTTTTTACAGTTAACAGTGTGAAATAGTTCATACTACTATGCTAAGCAGAACTATGATGGAGCATGAGGCTCTTCAGCATGTATGTGTTGTTTAGAGTACACGGTTCCATCACACATTggctcataaataaataaaaactaatCTATTTCAGGACATGACAAATGTTGACATAAAGGTCGAGCCAAACAGCCCTCCCACCGCACTACCTCATGTAAGTAAGGGGAATTTTTTTATATTGGTTCTCTGATTTTATGTTAGCAATATTGTAATGTTTGTGGGCTGATAAGGCCGTCAGGCAACGTCCAACGATGTTCTTATTTGTTCGGTGGCAATCAGGAACCTTGCTAGCTTCTTACAGTTAACACTATAAAGTGGTTCACAGTAAACTGAACTAGGATTGAGAATAAGGCTCTCTTCACCATGTGTGTATGTGTTGTTTAGAGTACTACAGCTTTTTCCCAACTCGATTCAGAAATAAGTAAAAGCTGTTGTAGTCGACTCCTCTTTCATAGGAATTGCTATGAaacaaaagtgaaacatgtcttcacagaagcacTTGCAGGGGGATATACATCAAGAAATAAGAATAGCAGCCCAAATTTTCACGAAGTGTCTATTGGTATTTTCCCATCATTGCACTGTTTGACGACGCGTGAGTGGTACAATTCCATCCTGACAACTAACATTCTCGACTACGATCAGCTCCATGTAGTGGCTAATGTAATTCGTGTAACACTTGGCTATTGGCCCACTGCAGCGAAAGGCTCACAATTTCTGCGTCTACAGTCACCTATGCTTGCCTTGGTCATAGTATCCTGCTATTGAGTCGCTTCAGCAAATGCATAAGCATTTTGACCCAGCTCCATGCTGTCTTTGGCTGCAAGTTGAGTTCCAACGCACTCAGCTTCGCGAATGCCAGAGGCAGAGGTTGTAGTGTGCTGTGCAGACGTGCGAAGGCATCCTGCCAGACCAGAGTGTTCACATTCAAAAGGTTTGCCCGTCGACATCATTGCCTGTCTGTGGCGCTTAGGTGCTCTTATCTGGCTCCATCGCAAGTGAAGCGGGTGGCATATAAACACTGCTGATGTATGTTGGAGCTGCAATCTGTAGGCGATGAGGCACCACCGCGCCATCACAGGCTTGTCCGTTGTGAAGGACAAACTACATGCAGAAATTATGTGGCAACTGAAACAGAAGACTTCCGCCACGTTGCAGCCTCTGCTGCGCTGAGACTACTGAAGTGTTCACTGTCAGCACTTGTGTCATGACAGCAGTACTTTGCTTCACGACAAGATGGCGACAACATTTGCATGTGCATGAAAATGAATAGCAAGTGCCGAGTGAGAGGGAGGAGGTGTTGAGAAAGAGTATTAGGCACATGTGCACCGCTTTCTGTAAATATGttggtggcatagtggttagagcgcTGAGCACTTATCTTCGTGGACAGAGAAGTTGTAGGTTCGATTCCCTGGTGGTGGTTCCCTGCAACAAAAGCCTTCTTTCTAATTTTTCTTTGTGACCCGTTCACGGGAGTGATGGTAGTGAAGTCTTCGTGggccccggcacaaaacactttcatGTAAACAAATCTGTTTGAGGGCATGACTGGCGTTGACATCAAGGTAGAGCCGAGTAGCCCTTCTACCACGCCACCTCCTGTAAGTGAAGTTAATTTTTTCACATTGATTCTCTTGTTTAACGTCAGCGATATTGTGATGTTCGTGGGTAGAAAATGCTGTCATAATTAGACCAGTGGTGTACCCTTTTCACTGGTGGCGACCGATATCCTTTCTGGCTTCTCTTCGTGACCTGTTCGCATGAATTTTTACTGACGTCATTTTCATCGCGGAAATGACATTGGTGTCTTGGTAGGCTCCGGCATAGAATACTTTCATGTTAACAAATCTCTTTCAGGGCATGACTGGTGTTGACATAAAAGTAGAGCCGAGTAGCCCTTCTCCCACACTACCTGTAAGTGAAGTGGATTTTTTCACATTGATTCTCTTGTTTAACTAGCGATATTGCGATGTTCATGAATAGAAAAGGCGGTCATAATTCAACCAGTGCTGTACCCTTTTTAATGGTGGCAACTGAGATCCTTTCTGTCATTTTACAGTTGAGTCTGAACTGGTTCACATTAGTGTGCTTAACTGAACCTGGTTGAAGAATGGGTCTGTTTCCTCAGCATGTGTGTGATTCATTGTGCAATACATTCAGCGCCCACCTCCGATACTCTTGCGGCCAAGACAAAACTCTAGGCACGACCTGTACTGCTTGGTTGGTTGCTATGGGTTGTCCACATCATGAGAGCCTATAATTTTCTATGATGAACGACACAAAGCACACCTGTTAGTCTTCCTGTGTGATGTCTACGTCAATATCGCCAGCTATGACAAACtgtatatctctctctcttgtttaaCGTATGCTAAGTCTGTTCTCAAAATTTTTAATGTGTATTTTGGATGTTTTTTGGTTAAAAAACTGTGAAGTTTTTTCTTACCTTTTCCTGCCTATGGCGTTGTGTGGAAGCTGTACTtaaatacatttttttctttttttgtaggaGCATGTTGATGCCAATGAGAAAGGACCAGCTGAGGCAGCACTTGAAAGTAGCAGTTCTGAAACTTCAAAAGACATAATGGATAAAAGCCTAGGGTGAGCTGACTGGAGTCCAGTGAAACATGGTTGAAAGGACTGTTGGTATCATTCTTTCCAGTTTAGTGAATAGAAGTTTATTCTTACGCAAATGGTCGCTTACAAAGAAACGCATTTCCCTTCCTGCAAGCTTCTTATTTGAGTCTTCCAGTTTGTGCTTTAAATTGTTTATAACTTAAGCTGTAGAGGATGTATGGTGTAGATGTGTGATGTATGGTGTGACGTCCTAACACATGTGAGGATGCGTCCATCACACATTTCGCCATACATTCTCTACATATCACCATGCTCACTCATGCTTTTCTGTAAGTGGCACTAAAGCTGCTGACATGAATATAATAGCCACTGAAATAGATAATTTGGTCTagcttctcttgttttcttcatgTCTCGTCTCAGTTACGACAGCACAACCACAGCTGAGAGGCGAGCGCTGTTTTTTCACAGTATCATTTTGAATCTGCACCATGGTTATGCAAGAACCATTAGCAAGTTCATGGTTACCTTATTttataatttttattatttgtttattgaTGTCCAGAACCTCGGAACGGGCTACAGGACCTTCACAAAAGAAGCCTCAAGGCAGTGCGAAGAGGTTGCTCGAGTGTGACACGTGTGGGCGGTGCTTCAAGACTCGGTACCAGTTGAAAACACATCAGAGAGTGCACACGGGGGAGAAGCAGCACAAGTGTGACACGTGTGGGCAGTGGTTTGCGAGCAAAAACAGTTTGAGCAGGC
It encodes the following:
- the LOC119404693 gene encoding gastrula zinc finger protein XlCGF17.1; translation: MDVEVKVEPSSPPTTPPPIHVDTSEKEAPAEGILGSYSSETSEDSMDSSQGILEGTTEPSLKKPKKSVNNLHKCDLCGRCFSRADHLKRHQIVHASGKEHFSTHKCDLCGRCFARAEYLKRHQTLHTSGKQHFCTLCSRRFPCEKSLILHQFTHTTEKPFACTFCDIKFLYIADFTKHKRVHTGEVPYACRICPSKYCTKESLDRHEQLHAAGVEMFNCPECGKAFKRERYLREHLNWHRVEKPHSCHLCPAKFATEHHLNGHVLTHTSEKRHKCAVCERDFKRQNDLKRHMATIHVGVKVAVASTDSRVEMPSSPLSMQPTDPLDVDRKGQSELPVPLPRIISVTTSTGSTESPGSAAITDSDCA